A region of Anaerosalibacter sp. Marseille-P3206 DNA encodes the following proteins:
- a CDS encoding IS110 family transposase — protein sequence MKNNILSTLFVGIDVSSKTNVLCALDFQGNKLLNLKASNNNPGAESMLKSILECLNSNNLKYAVIALESTSIYSVHVANFLSSHENLALFEPKVYCLNPKTIVNYRKSFVDMDKTDPLDAYVIADFARCGRITSSPWRGSQFLALQRLTRHRLHLVECITREKTYMISNIYLKFSQLAVLDKEDKPFSDKYGATSAAVLTEFLSLDDITYSSIEDLVAFIKEKGKNRFSNPNKTAKLLQKAARDSYRLDKVLYEPLNVSIASSFNLIKAFEREVKTIDKAIEKNIKGINTTEYQSLKSIPGIGPVLASGILAEIGSISVFGSHNALAKYAGLTWRVNQSGDYTSDNTSMTKTGNKYLRYYLIESANSVKNNVPEYNKYYLKKFGEVTTHQHKRALALTSRKLVRLIFGLLTKNQIYSSDKVGETQ from the coding sequence ATGAAGAACAATATTTTATCAACTTTGTTTGTTGGTATTGATGTTAGTTCTAAGACTAATGTCTTATGTGCTCTCGATTTTCAAGGTAATAAACTTCTCAACCTAAAGGCTTCGAATAACAATCCTGGTGCCGAATCTATGTTAAAAAGCATCTTGGAATGTTTAAATTCTAATAACCTTAAATATGCTGTTATTGCCTTAGAATCTACTTCTATCTATAGTGTTCATGTGGCTAATTTCTTATCTTCACATGAGAATTTAGCCTTGTTTGAACCTAAAGTCTATTGTCTTAATCCAAAGACTATTGTTAACTATAGAAAGTCTTTTGTGGACATGGATAAAACAGACCCACTGGATGCATATGTTATTGCTGATTTTGCCAGATGCGGAAGAATTACCTCTTCTCCTTGGCGTGGTTCTCAGTTTCTTGCTCTACAAAGGTTAACCAGGCATAGACTTCATTTAGTTGAATGCATTACACGTGAAAAAACTTATATGATTTCTAACATATATCTAAAATTTAGTCAATTAGCAGTTTTAGATAAGGAAGATAAACCATTTTCTGATAAATATGGTGCCACCTCTGCCGCTGTTTTAACAGAGTTTTTATCCTTAGATGATATTACCTATTCTTCGATTGAAGATTTAGTTGCTTTTATCAAAGAAAAAGGTAAGAATCGATTTAGTAATCCTAATAAAACAGCTAAATTACTACAAAAAGCTGCTAGGGATTCTTATCGATTAGATAAAGTATTATATGAACCTTTAAATGTTTCAATTGCTTCTTCTTTTAACCTCATTAAAGCCTTTGAACGTGAGGTTAAAACTATTGATAAAGCTATTGAAAAGAATATTAAAGGCATTAATACTACTGAATATCAATCTCTAAAGTCTATTCCTGGTATTGGTCCCGTATTAGCTAGTGGTATCTTAGCAGAGATTGGTTCTATTAGTGTATTTGGTTCTCATAATGCTTTAGCTAAATATGCAGGTCTAACCTGGCGGGTTAACCAATCAGGAGATTACACCTCTGACAATACGAGCATGACTAAAACTGGCAATAAATATCTTAGATATTATTTAATTGAATCTGCTAATAGTGTTAAAAACAATGTGCCTGAATACAATAAATATTACCTTAAAAAATTCGGTGAAGTGACTACTCACCAGCATAAACGAGCACTCGCACTTACATCTCGTAAATTAGTACGCCTGATTTTTGGATTGCTGACCAAGAATCAAATCTACTCCAGCGATAAAGTTGGAGAGACACAATAA
- a CDS encoding MarR family winged helix-turn-helix transcriptional regulator: protein MKKIEKAEKIYEYIRECEKIIHRKGHEIAQEHNLTIDQYHILVVLNHSQLTPTIGEIADKFCKAQNTMSERISRLEEKKLVERINDLEDRRITRVNITKEGKELVETIRKERSSVFVLNAIANMKEEDVDELIRQLENLYLHLEEEE from the coding sequence ATGAAAAAAATTGAAAAAGCGGAGAAGATTTATGAGTACATTAGAGAATGTGAAAAAATAATTCATAGAAAAGGACATGAAATAGCACAAGAGCATAATTTAACAATAGATCAGTATCATATATTGGTTGTACTTAACCATTCTCAATTAACACCAACTATTGGTGAAATTGCTGATAAATTTTGTAAAGCACAAAACACCATGTCAGAGAGAATATCTAGACTTGAAGAAAAAAAATTAGTTGAAAGAATTAATGATTTAGAAGACAGAAGAATTACAAGAGTTAATATTACTAAAGAAGGTAAAGAGTTAGTAGAAACTATTAGGAAAGAAAGGAGTAGTGTTTTTGTTTTAAATGCTATTGCAAACATGAAGGAAGAAGATGTTGATGAACTTATTAGACAATTAGAAAATTTATATTTACATCTAGAAGAGGAGGAATAA
- a CDS encoding ABC transporter ATP-binding protein, giving the protein MIKKFVSYYKPHKKLFILDMVCAFFIAILDLVFPVVTKNFINDYIPNGNVSLMIRWTIYLALLFILRYIAQYIVNYWGHVVGVRIEHDMRRDIFEHLQTLSFTYFDKNKTGHIMSRIVNDLREITELAHHGPEDLFISLVMLIGTFIILVRIEWRLTLIIFAFVPIMIWFAISKRNKMSESFRQVRKKIANVNSQLENSISGIRVAKSFTNEDYEIDKFAEGNEAFMEAREASYKVMAEFMSGINFMSNILNLIVLSVGGLFVYKGIIKYGDLAAYILFVNHFLQPIRRLTEFAQQYQDGMTGFERFMEIMNIEPDIVDSKNSVALEDVKGEIDFENVSFSYNNGKETVLSGVNLNIDAGKTVAIVGPSGAGKTTLCHLIPRFYEIDEGKISIDGIDIKDIKLKSLRKNIGLVQQDVFLFTGTIKDNILYGNPNATDEDIIDAAKRASIHDFIETLPNGYDTYIGEKGVMLSGGQKQRISIARVFLKNPPILVLDEATSALDNQTEIAIQKSLEELSHGRTTLVIAHRLSTIKNADEIVVLSSEGIEERGRHEELLELNGIYAELYESQFKAL; this is encoded by the coding sequence ATGATTAAAAAGTTTGTTTCATATTACAAACCACATAAGAAATTATTTATTCTTGATATGGTATGTGCATTTTTTATAGCTATATTAGATTTAGTATTTCCAGTGGTTACTAAAAATTTTATTAATGACTATATTCCAAATGGAAATGTATCTTTAATGATTAGATGGACAATTTATTTAGCATTACTTTTTATACTAAGATATATTGCACAGTATATTGTAAACTATTGGGGGCATGTTGTAGGCGTTAGGATTGAGCACGATATGAGAAGAGATATATTTGAACACCTTCAGACATTGTCCTTTACTTATTTTGACAAAAATAAAACTGGGCATATCATGTCTAGGATAGTTAATGATTTAAGAGAAATAACAGAACTTGCTCATCATGGCCCTGAGGATTTATTTATATCTCTTGTTATGTTGATAGGTACTTTTATCATTCTTGTAAGAATTGAGTGGAGATTGACTTTAATAATATTTGCTTTTGTTCCAATAATGATATGGTTTGCAATTTCTAAGAGAAACAAAATGTCAGAGTCATTTAGGCAAGTTAGAAAGAAAATAGCCAATGTAAACTCACAACTAGAGAATAGTATTTCAGGAATAAGAGTAGCTAAATCTTTTACAAATGAAGATTATGAAATAGATAAGTTTGCTGAAGGAAATGAAGCGTTTATGGAAGCTAGGGAAGCTTCATATAAGGTAATGGCAGAGTTTATGTCTGGTATTAACTTTATGTCAAATATATTAAATCTAATCGTACTAAGTGTTGGTGGCTTATTTGTCTATAAAGGAATTATAAAATATGGTGACTTGGCAGCTTATATATTGTTTGTAAATCATTTCTTACAACCAATAAGAAGACTTACTGAGTTTGCCCAGCAATATCAAGATGGAATGACAGGTTTTGAAAGATTTATGGAAATAATGAATATTGAACCTGATATTGTTGATAGCAAGAATTCAGTTGCATTAGAAGATGTTAAGGGAGAAATTGATTTTGAAAATGTTTCATTTAGTTATAATAATGGCAAGGAAACAGTTCTCTCAGGAGTAAATTTAAATATTGATGCAGGAAAGACGGTGGCAATAGTTGGCCCATCTGGAGCTGGAAAAACCACATTATGTCACTTAATTCCAAGATTTTATGAAATAGATGAAGGGAAAATAAGTATTGATGGAATAGATATAAAGGACATAAAGCTTAAATCTCTAAGAAAAAATATTGGTTTAGTTCAGCAAGATGTATTTTTGTTTACAGGAACAATAAAAGACAATATACTATATGGAAATCCAAATGCAACTGATGAAGATATAATTGATGCAGCTAAAAGAGCTAGTATCCATGATTTTATTGAAACTTTACCAAATGGATATGATACCTATATTGGAGAAAAAGGAGTTATGTTATCTGGAGGACAAAAACAGAGGATATCTATAGCAAGAGTATTTTTAAAAAATCCTCCTATATTAGTATTAGATGAAGCTACATCTGCCTTAGACAATCAAACAGAAATAGCTATACAGAAATCATTAGAAGAACTATCTCATGGTAGAACAACATTGGTTATAGCCCATAGATTATCAACTATAAAAAATGCAGATGAGATTGTTGTATTAAGCAGTGAAGGTATTGAAGAAAGAGGTAGACATGAAGAACTTCTTGAATTAAATGGCATATATGCTGAACTCTATGAATCACAATTTAAAGCTTTGTAG
- a CDS encoding YcdB/YcdC domain-containing protein: MKRKISILLVLTMILTFIPFSSFAQQNFDKQLKEAIVKSKKLFNIGSEYDKFEHNINSYDENTVFYLNWSDSKGKLGNIDVSITVDGTVLSYGKWKPYFGDNKPKLPKVSKEEGLKIAKDFIKKVNPEFASNIKYVDNDEILNPNSDSYYYYFVRTVNGIPFNENSIDISVDNTTGEVKNYYTNWDMNIAFPDAKDMISAEKAKELYKEKIGLKLLIKSSYNFDLDGQKENKYLAYGPLDTNLGINAKNGEVTFYSNYYRAYDKAEGAKGVEEAELNPDEQEAVDSISGLISKEEAEKVGRELLKIDSEYKIEYISLHKNWRNKNDYTWNISFIKKVDSKDFYASIGIDAKTKELVQFDKFGYVDPSKKVQYKEAEALKIAKEYITKMNPDKVNLIEYKKNYNYYIPVEEEQTEYRFEFVRKEKDAYVVNDCIEVSVDTRDGSINEYRISWGKDKLPSQEKVIAIDKAYDILFNEIGMELKYINPDRYDGNYSTEKKEAILVYGLKNEKPANIDANTATILDYQGKPFKEPTLVSYSDIDKSYAKEKINILAQYGIALPGDEFKPSDKMVQSDFLYLLAKANGSYFELDDSKDTIYNYLINMGIVKEDEKAPEKIITKEEAIKYIIRALKYDKVADLNEIYKELFKDTKDINPELKGYVSIAYGLKIVEGNNGYLNPKAELKREDGVNMIFNYLFNN, from the coding sequence ATGAAAAGGAAAATATCTATTTTATTGGTATTGACAATGATTTTAACTTTCATTCCATTTAGTTCATTTGCACAACAAAATTTTGATAAACAATTAAAAGAAGCTATTGTCAAAAGTAAAAAGCTATTTAATATTGGCAGTGAATATGACAAGTTTGAACATAATATCAATTCTTATGATGAAAATACAGTATTTTATTTAAACTGGTCAGACAGCAAGGGGAAATTAGGTAATATTGATGTTTCTATTACAGTAGATGGAACAGTTTTAAGCTATGGGAAGTGGAAACCTTATTTTGGAGATAATAAGCCAAAACTTCCAAAGGTAAGTAAAGAAGAAGGACTTAAAATAGCAAAAGACTTTATAAAAAAGGTTAATCCTGAATTTGCAAGTAATATTAAATATGTAGATAATGATGAAATTTTAAATCCAAATTCGGATAGTTATTATTATTATTTTGTAAGAACTGTTAATGGTATTCCTTTTAATGAAAATTCTATTGACATATCTGTAGACAATACTACAGGAGAAGTAAAAAATTATTATACAAATTGGGATATGAATATAGCATTTCCAGATGCAAAAGATATGATTTCTGCAGAAAAGGCAAAAGAATTATATAAGGAAAAAATCGGTTTAAAGCTTTTAATTAAGTCTAGTTATAATTTTGATTTAGATGGTCAAAAAGAGAATAAATATTTGGCCTATGGACCATTGGATACTAATTTAGGTATCAATGCAAAAAATGGAGAGGTTACTTTCTATTCTAATTATTATAGAGCTTATGACAAAGCTGAAGGTGCGAAAGGCGTAGAAGAAGCAGAATTAAATCCAGATGAACAAGAAGCGGTAGATAGTATTTCAGGCCTTATTTCAAAAGAAGAAGCTGAAAAAGTTGGTAGAGAATTACTAAAAATAGATTCAGAATATAAAATTGAGTATATTAGTTTGCATAAGAATTGGAGAAATAAAAATGATTATACATGGAATATAAGTTTCATTAAAAAAGTAGATTCAAAAGATTTCTATGCAAGTATTGGTATAGATGCAAAGACTAAGGAACTTGTACAGTTTGATAAATTTGGTTATGTAGATCCAAGTAAAAAAGTACAATACAAAGAAGCTGAAGCTCTAAAGATTGCAAAGGAATACATCACAAAGATGAATCCTGATAAAGTTAATCTTATTGAGTATAAAAAGAACTATAATTATTATATACCAGTAGAAGAAGAGCAAACAGAATATAGATTTGAATTTGTAAGAAAAGAAAAGGATGCATATGTTGTAAATGATTGTATAGAGGTTTCAGTTGATACAAGAGATGGAAGTATAAACGAATACAGAATTAGTTGGGGTAAAGACAAATTACCATCTCAAGAGAAGGTAATAGCAATTGATAAAGCTTATGATATATTGTTTAATGAAATTGGAATGGAACTTAAATATATTAATCCTGATAGATATGATGGTAATTATTCAACAGAAAAGAAAGAAGCTATATTAGTATATGGCCTTAAGAATGAAAAACCAGCAAATATTGATGCTAACACTGCTACAATATTAGATTATCAAGGGAAGCCTTTTAAGGAACCTACATTAGTTAGCTATAGTGATATTGATAAAAGTTATGCAAAGGAAAAAATAAATATTTTAGCTCAATATGGTATAGCATTACCTGGAGATGAATTTAAGCCAAGTGATAAGATGGTTCAAAGTGATTTCTTATATTTATTAGCTAAAGCAAATGGTTCTTATTTTGAATTAGATGATTCAAAAGATACTATATACAATTATTTAATCAATATGGGAATTGTAAAAGAAGATGAAAAGGCTCCAGAAAAAATAATCACTAAAGAAGAAGCAATCAAATATATAATAAGAGCATTAAAATATGATAAAGTTGCTGATTTAAATGAAATATATAAAGAGCTATTTAAAGATACAAAAGATATCAATCCTGAGCTTAAGGGATATGTGTCTATTGCCTATGGACTTAAAATAGTAGAGGGAAACAATGGTTACTTAAACCCTAAGGCTGAACTAAAAAGAGAAGATGGCGTAAATATGATTTTTAATTATCTATTTAACAACTAA